Proteins encoded in a region of the Hirundo rustica isolate bHirRus1 chromosome 10, bHirRus1.pri.v3, whole genome shotgun sequence genome:
- the A4GNT gene encoding alpha-1,4-N-acetylglucosaminyltransferase, translating into MLQSVWVSSPGSRALKESNSHRRGKKRCWKCRFVRTIIQRPCRRHAPKRSRKERMLRKIQICLCFCFVSGILYEISLLSSTVFSYLPMAQHYLTPEQVLNLGKSIIFLETTERLEPPPLVSCSVESAARIYQDRPIILFMRGLTNETALDMNTSYAAFSLLSSMKNVFIFPLQMETVFQETPLLQWYNQVVPEQEKNWVHVSSDASRLALIWKYGGIYMDTDVISIRPIPQQSFLAAQKSRFSSNGIFGFPARHKFLWDCMENFVLKYNGNIWGNQGPFLMTRMLKTLCNLTDFQGTEDHSCQNISFLNPQRFYPIPYPAWSRYYQVWDKSPSFNHSYALHLWNFMNRNRKVVEAGSNTLAEKLYKTYCPTTYEDLIQNAKHRDPLSPEDAE; encoded by the exons ATGCTCCAGTCGGTTTGGGTGTCCTCACCAGGGAGCCGGGCTTTGAAGGAGTCCAACAGTCACCGCCGGGGCAAGAAAAGGTGCTGGAAATGTAGATTTGTCAGGACTATAATCCAG CGCCCATGCCGGAGGCATGCCCCCAAACGCTCCAGGAAAGAAAGAATGTTGAGGAAAATCCAGATAtgcctctgcttctgctttgtcTCGGGCATTTTGTACGAGATCTCCCTCTTGTCCAGCACTGTCTTCTCCTACTTGCCCATGGCCCAGCACTACCTGACACCTGAGCAGGTGCTGAACCTTGGCAAAAGCATCATTTTCCTGGAGACGACGGAGCGCCTGGAGCCGCCCCCGCTGGTGTCGTGCTCGGTGGAATCTGCTGCCAGGATTTACCAGGACAGGCCCATCATCCTCTTCATGAGGGGGCTCACCAACGAGACGGCCTTGGACATGAACACCAGCTACGCAGCCTTCTCCCTCTTGTCGTCCATGAAGAATGTCttcattttccctctccagATGGAAACCGTCTTCCAGGAGACCCCTCTGCTCCAGTGGTACAACCAG GTGGTGCCGGAGCAGGAGAAGAACTGGGTGCACGTCAGCTCGGACGCCAGCAGACTGGCGCTGATCTGGAAGTACGGGGGCATCTACATGGACACGGATGTCATCTCCATCCGGCCCATTCCCCAGCAGAGCTTCCTGGCGGCGCAGAAGTCGCGCTTCTCCAGCAACGGCATCTTCGGCTTCCCCGCCCGCCACAAGTTCCTCTGGGACTGCATGGAGAACTTCGTCCTCAAGTACAATGGCAACATCTGGGGCAACCAGGGCCCCTTTCTGATGACAAGGATGCTCAAAACGCTCTGCAACCTCACGGATTTCCAAGGAACTGAGGACCACAGCTGCCAGAACATCTCCTTCCTCAACCCCCAGCGTTTCTACCCCATCCCATACCCAGCCTGGAGCCGGTACTACCAGGTGTGGGATAAAAGCCCCAGTTTCAACCACTCCTACGCGCTGCACCTGTGGAACTTCATGAACCGCAACCGCAAGGTGGTGGAGGCCGGCAGCAACACCCTGGCTGAGAAACTCTACAAAACCTATTGCCCCACCACCTACGAGGACCTGATCCAGAATGCCAAGCACAGGGATCCCCTGAGCCCTGAGGACGCTGAGTGA